Proteins from a genomic interval of Nocardia sp. BMG51109:
- a CDS encoding YbhB/YbcL family Raf kinase inhibitor-like protein — translation MPDYSYDPYASLPQLPSFTLTSEDATDGQAFGNDQVSGVFGAGGKDISPQLSWSGFPAETRSFAVTVFDPDAPTASGFWHWAVADIPVATTSLPRGAGSEGGALPSGALHLRNDGGVAGFIGAAPPAGHGYHRYFITVHAVDVESLGIGADASPAFLGFNLFSHAIARTHIVATYEVK, via the coding sequence GTGCCCGACTACTCCTACGATCCCTACGCCTCGCTGCCGCAGCTGCCGTCGTTCACGCTGACCTCCGAGGACGCCACCGACGGTCAGGCATTCGGCAACGATCAGGTCAGCGGCGTGTTCGGCGCCGGCGGCAAGGACATCTCGCCGCAACTGTCGTGGTCCGGGTTCCCCGCGGAAACGCGCAGCTTCGCGGTGACCGTGTTCGATCCCGACGCCCCGACCGCGTCCGGGTTCTGGCACTGGGCAGTGGCCGACATCCCGGTGGCGACCACGTCGCTGCCGCGCGGTGCGGGCAGCGAGGGCGGCGCGCTGCCGTCCGGTGCGCTGCACCTGCGCAACGACGGCGGGGTGGCCGGGTTCATCGGCGCGGCCCCGCCGGCCGGGCACGGCTACCACCGCTATTTCATCACCGTGCACGCGGTCGACGTCGAGTCGCTGGGCATCGGCGCCGACGCCAGTCCGGCATTCCTGGGCTTCAACCTGTTCTCGCACGCGATCGCCCGCACCCACATCGTCGCCACCTACGAGGTGAAGTAA
- a CDS encoding M20/M25/M40 family metallo-hydrolase codes for MSAAGDEPRTESASRAVSEVVDLVSTLIRFDTSNTGELETTRGEQECAQWVIDRLQEVGYTTEYVESGAPGRGNVFARLPGADPDRGALMIHGHLDVVPAEAADWSVHPFSGAVRDGYVWGRGAIDMKDMVGMTLAVARQFKLEGTVPPRDLVFAFLADEENGGRWGSQWLADNRPDLFEGVTEAVGEVGGFSLTVPRRDGTERRLYLVETAEKGLGWMRLRAKARAGHGSFLHDDNAVTILAEAVARLGTHTFPPVLSDSVAEFLAAVGEETGIAFDPAGPDIEGQLAKLGTISRIIGATLRDTANPTMLRAGYKANVIPQTAEAVVDCRVVPGRQAAFEREVDELIGPDVEREWITKLDSYETTFDGHLVDAMNDAILAHDPNGRTVPYMLSGGTDAKAFARLGIRCFGFAPLRLPPDLDFSALFHGVDERVPVDALEFGTQVLEQFLLHS; via the coding sequence GTGTCTGCTGCTGGTGACGAACCCCGAACCGAGTCCGCCTCCCGCGCCGTCTCCGAGGTGGTCGACCTGGTCAGTACGCTGATCCGGTTCGACACGTCCAACACCGGCGAGCTGGAAACCACCAGGGGCGAACAGGAATGCGCGCAGTGGGTGATCGACCGATTGCAGGAGGTCGGTTACACCACCGAGTACGTCGAATCCGGCGCGCCCGGCCGCGGCAACGTGTTCGCCCGGCTGCCCGGCGCCGACCCGGACCGGGGCGCGCTGATGATCCACGGGCACCTGGACGTGGTGCCCGCCGAGGCCGCCGACTGGAGCGTGCACCCGTTCTCCGGCGCGGTGCGCGACGGCTACGTGTGGGGCCGCGGCGCAATCGATATGAAGGACATGGTCGGCATGACGCTGGCGGTGGCCCGGCAGTTCAAGCTCGAGGGCACGGTGCCGCCGCGGGATCTGGTGTTCGCGTTCCTGGCCGACGAGGAGAACGGCGGCCGCTGGGGTTCGCAGTGGCTGGCCGACAACCGCCCGGACCTGTTCGAGGGCGTTACCGAGGCGGTCGGTGAGGTCGGCGGCTTCTCGCTGACGGTGCCGCGCCGCGACGGCACCGAGCGGCGGCTGTATCTCGTGGAGACCGCGGAGAAGGGCCTGGGCTGGATGCGGTTGCGCGCCAAGGCCCGCGCCGGGCACGGCTCGTTCCTGCACGACGACAACGCGGTGACGATCCTGGCCGAGGCGGTGGCCCGGCTCGGCACGCACACCTTCCCGCCGGTGCTGTCGGATTCGGTGGCGGAGTTCCTGGCGGCGGTGGGCGAGGAGACCGGGATCGCCTTCGATCCGGCGGGCCCGGACATCGAGGGCCAGCTGGCGAAGCTCGGCACGATCTCCCGCATCATCGGCGCCACCCTGCGCGACACCGCCAACCCGACGATGCTGCGCGCCGGATACAAGGCCAACGTCATCCCGCAGACCGCCGAGGCGGTGGTGGACTGCCGCGTGGTGCCGGGCCGCCAGGCCGCGTTCGAGCGGGAGGTCGACGAGCTGATCGGACCCGACGTGGAGCGCGAGTGGATCACCAAGCTCGACTCCTACGAGACGACGTTCGACGGGCATCTGGTCGACGCGATGAACGACGCGATCCTCGCGCACGACCCGAACGGCCGCACCGTGCCCTATATGCTGTCCGGCGGCACGGACGCCAAGGCGTTCGCCCGCTTGGGAATTCGCTGTTTCGGCTTCGCGCCGCTGCGGCTGCCGCCGGACCTGGACTTCTCGGCGTTGTTCCACGGTGTCGACGAGCGCGTCCCGGTGGACGCGCTCGAGTTCGGCACACAGGTCCTGGAGCAATTCCTGTTGCACAGCTGA
- a CDS encoding alpha/beta hydrolase family protein — protein MNVRAGQRPTIRAGRSPNVRAARCPDVTAGRRRTPGAARIAALLLAAALAGATAPAAAEPAAEMTPAHVLAAARPADDGSRLLAAAPGPGRVLDLTVHSAAMGRALTVAILPAADPSRPAPTLYLLNGIDGGTATGDWRDGKNWLTRTDVADFFADKQVNVALPIGGAGSFFTDWRADDPVHGRLRWTTFLTRELPPIVDSAFRGTGANAIAGPSMAGTSVFQLALAAPGLYRGIGSYSGCARTSDPAAQVMVDAIVTGMMGNTMNMWGPPTDPAWAANDPYLHADRLRGTAVYVASGNGAPGPLDTLDGPGIDDNSGTLLDQLVVGGMLDALASRCTGLLRDRFRELDIPATFDLRPHGTHSWGYWQQDLHNSWPVLSAALGD, from the coding sequence ATGAATGTCCGTGCCGGACAGCGCCCGACCATCCGTGCCGGACGGTCCCCGAACGTCCGCGCCGCACGGTGCCCCGATGTCACCGCCGGACGGCGTCGCACCCCCGGCGCGGCCCGTATCGCCGCGCTCCTGCTGGCCGCGGCGCTCGCCGGTGCGACCGCCCCGGCGGCCGCCGAGCCCGCCGCCGAGATGACCCCGGCACACGTCCTGGCCGCCGCCCGGCCGGCCGACGACGGCTCTCGGCTGCTGGCGGCCGCACCGGGCCCCGGCCGCGTGCTGGACCTCACCGTGCACTCGGCCGCCATGGGCCGGGCCCTGACCGTCGCGATCCTCCCCGCCGCCGACCCGTCGCGCCCGGCCCCGACGCTGTATCTGCTCAACGGCATCGACGGCGGCACCGCGACCGGCGACTGGCGCGACGGCAAGAACTGGCTCACCCGCACCGACGTCGCGGACTTCTTCGCCGACAAGCAGGTGAACGTGGCGCTCCCGATCGGCGGCGCCGGCAGCTTCTTCACCGATTGGCGCGCCGACGACCCCGTGCACGGGCGGCTGCGCTGGACCACCTTCCTGACCCGCGAGCTGCCGCCCATCGTCGACTCGGCGTTTCGCGGCACCGGCGCCAACGCCATCGCGGGCCCGTCGATGGCCGGCACCTCGGTGTTCCAGTTGGCGCTCGCGGCGCCGGGCCTGTACCGCGGGATCGGCTCCTACAGCGGCTGCGCGCGCACCAGCGACCCGGCGGCGCAGGTCATGGTCGACGCCATCGTCACCGGCATGATGGGCAACACGATGAACATGTGGGGCCCGCCGACCGACCCCGCCTGGGCCGCCAACGACCCGTACCTGCACGCCGATCGGCTGCGCGGCACCGCCGTCTACGTCGCCTCCGGCAACGGCGCTCCCGGACCGCTGGACACCCTCGACGGGCCGGGTATCGACGACAATTCGGGGACGCTGCTCGATCAGCTCGTCGTCGGTGGAATGCTGGACGCCCTCGCGAGCCGCTGTACCGGGCTGCTGCGGGATCGGTTCCGGGAGCTGGACATTCCCGCAACCTTCGATCTGCGGCCGCACGGCACCCACTCCTGGGGCTACTGGCAGCAGGACCTGCACAACTCCTGGCCGGTGCTGAGCGCGGCGCTCGGCGACTGA
- a CDS encoding chemotaxis protein CheB translates to MTATPDNIGDTMPPDGYAVVAIASSAGGITALSRVLSDLPPDLPVPVLVVQHLDPRHETVIADVLSRRTKLPVRLAGADQSAEAGTVYIAPPNRHLLVGSQGILSLSSSELVHFVRPSADLLFESVAGAYGPRAIACVLTGSGRDGAMGVGAVKSRGGTVIVQDPEEAEFDGMPTAAVETGAVDFVLPLGEIAAVLRGLVEGGEHDRQ, encoded by the coding sequence ATGACGGCCACGCCCGACAACATCGGTGACACGATGCCGCCCGACGGCTACGCCGTCGTGGCGATCGCGTCCTCGGCGGGGGGAATCACGGCCCTGAGCCGAGTGCTGAGTGACCTGCCGCCCGACCTCCCGGTGCCGGTGCTGGTCGTGCAGCATCTCGACCCCCGTCACGAAACGGTCATCGCGGACGTTCTCTCCCGGCGGACGAAGCTGCCGGTCCGCCTGGCCGGCGCCGATCAATCGGCCGAGGCGGGCACGGTCTACATCGCTCCGCCGAATCGTCATCTGCTGGTGGGTTCGCAGGGCATATTGTCGCTGTCGAGCAGCGAACTGGTGCATTTCGTCCGCCCCTCCGCCGACCTGCTGTTCGAATCCGTCGCCGGTGCCTACGGCCCGCGTGCGATCGCGTGTGTACTCACCGGCTCGGGCCGCGACGGCGCGATGGGGGTCGGCGCCGTCAAGTCCCGCGGCGGCACGGTGATCGTGCAGGATCCGGAGGAGGCGGAATTCGACGGCATGCCGACCGCTGCGGTCGAAACCGGGGCAGTCGATTTCGTGTTGCCGCTCGGAGAGATCGCCGCCGTGCTGCGCGGCCTGGTCGAGGGCGGCGAACATGACCGGCAGTGA
- a CDS encoding CheR family methyltransferase: MTGSDAAADRDDSNVDGTLEDLLIFIRDSRGFDFTGYKRSSLARRIRKRMHEVRIDKYSDYRDYLETNADEFRYLFNTILINVTSFFRDIDAWQYLQREILPELLTTLDPGAEIRIWSAGCSSGEEAYSLAIALAEVLGIDEAVKRVKIYGTDVDEEALRDARTGMYSAKALEALSSELRDRYFEANGDKFIFRSDLRRRVIFGRHDITRDAPISRLDLLVCRNTLMYFNVEAQSQIVDRYHFALREGGFLFLGKAEMLLSDGERFEVAHMRQRIFRRRGGVTGTMQTPAAPRLDIGLGQEVQGAVKRRMLSELALESTPVAMVGVDIDGKVAVANSQMRNMFGLTQHDVGRPLSELEISYRPVELRSLIEQAVAEHRVIRVNSVERRVGPDDIQFFDVHVQPLWSGDGPHVGVIVSFVDTTVSTRLSVEVKNKREELETAYEELQSTNEELETTNEELQSSIEELETTNEELQSTNEELETTNEELQSGNEELETMNEELRIRSGELDEARGFLEGILSSVGAGVVVLDGDLRVRSWNRGAEELWGLRADEVRHQLFTALDFGLPTEQLHDTIKHTLETGHRSNPVDVPAVNRIGRSIVCAVTCTIMDGIRDAVVLLMEEQPVPPAAQSDQ; encoded by the coding sequence ATGACCGGCAGTGACGCCGCTGCCGACCGTGACGATTCGAACGTCGACGGCACGCTCGAGGATCTGCTGATCTTCATCCGCGATTCGCGCGGCTTCGACTTCACCGGATACAAGCGCTCGTCGCTGGCGCGCCGGATCCGCAAGCGGATGCACGAGGTCCGGATCGACAAGTATTCGGACTACCGTGACTACCTCGAAACCAATGCCGACGAGTTCCGGTACCTGTTCAACACCATCCTCATCAACGTCACCAGCTTCTTCCGTGACATCGACGCGTGGCAGTACCTGCAGCGCGAGATCCTGCCGGAACTTCTCACCACGCTCGACCCCGGTGCCGAGATCCGCATCTGGAGCGCCGGGTGCTCCAGCGGGGAAGAAGCGTATTCGCTGGCGATCGCTCTGGCCGAGGTGCTCGGCATCGACGAGGCGGTCAAGCGGGTGAAGATCTATGGGACGGACGTGGACGAGGAGGCGCTGCGCGACGCCCGCACCGGGATGTACAGCGCCAAGGCGCTGGAGGCGTTGTCGAGCGAGTTGCGCGACCGCTATTTCGAGGCCAACGGCGACAAGTTCATCTTTCGCAGCGATCTGCGGCGCCGGGTCATCTTCGGCCGTCACGACATCACCCGCGATGCCCCCATCTCGCGGCTGGATCTGCTGGTGTGCCGCAACACCCTGATGTATTTCAATGTGGAGGCGCAGTCCCAGATCGTCGACCGTTACCATTTCGCCCTGCGCGAGGGCGGGTTCCTGTTTCTCGGCAAGGCCGAAATGCTGCTGTCGGACGGTGAGCGGTTCGAGGTCGCCCACATGCGGCAGCGCATCTTCCGGCGCCGGGGTGGCGTGACCGGCACCATGCAGACCCCGGCGGCGCCGCGACTGGATATCGGCCTCGGGCAGGAAGTGCAAGGGGCCGTGAAGCGCCGGATGCTGAGCGAGCTCGCGCTGGAATCCACACCGGTCGCGATGGTCGGCGTCGATATCGACGGCAAGGTGGCCGTCGCCAACAGCCAGATGCGCAACATGTTCGGGTTGACGCAGCACGATGTCGGCCGGCCCCTGAGCGAGCTGGAGATTTCCTACCGGCCCGTGGAATTGCGGTCCCTCATCGAGCAGGCCGTCGCCGAGCATCGGGTCATCCGCGTCAACAGCGTCGAGCGCCGGGTCGGTCCCGACGATATCCAGTTCTTCGACGTGCACGTGCAGCCGCTGTGGAGCGGCGACGGGCCGCACGTGGGCGTCATCGTCAGCTTCGTCGATACCACGGTGTCGACCCGGCTTTCCGTCGAGGTGAAGAACAAGCGCGAGGAGCTGGAGACCGCCTACGAGGAACTCCAGTCGACCAACGAGGAACTCGAAACCACCAACGAGGAACTGCAATCCAGCATCGAGGAGCTGGAGACCACCAACGAGGAACTCCAGTCGACCAACGAGGAACTCGAAACCACCAACGAGGAACTGCAATCCGGCAACGAGGAACTCGAGACCATGAACGAGGAGCTGCGCATCCGCAGCGGCGAGCTCGATGAGGCCCGGGGATTTCTCGAGGGGATTCTGTCCAGTGTCGGGGCCGGAGTGGTGGTGCTCGACGGCGACCTGCGGGTGCGTAGCTGGAACCGGGGCGCCGAGGAGCTGTGGGGACTGCGTGCCGACGAGGTCCGCCATCAGCTGTTCACGGCATTGGATTTCGGTCTGCCGACCGAGCAGTTGCACGACACCATCAAGCACACCCTCGAAACCGGACACCGCAGCAACCCGGTGGACGTTCCGGCGGTCAACCGCATCGGCCGCTCGATCGTCTGCGCCGTGACGTGCACGATCATGGACGGAATCCGCGATGCCGTGGTGCTTCTCATGGAGGAGCAGCCGGTACCGCCTGCGGCGCAATCCGATCAGTGA
- a CDS encoding ANTAR domain-containing protein, giving the protein MSSSASAHDDVKRQWHHYRRELERAARAGETAANYEGQAARPPSTMQPFRERMAALHRRIEQRHYACARLYQLHALRLQRWRASNTPAVRPVFMAAVAEDLGVVGAAITLFDDRRQELLTASSDARSSAAHDIEATVGQGPSHDVVNGIDSVVVEAADLAARWPEYGRGAIDLGIGSVVAVPLTTGLGRLGTLCGFSEEPRLPEGTVLTAGRIADALANDVLLDEQLMSVDGIAADGGLFDDADYLTTVNQAVGMVAAQGPYSIDTALVLMRARAFADGMSLAELARRVLEEGYRLC; this is encoded by the coding sequence GTGTCGTCTTCAGCGAGCGCCCACGACGACGTGAAAAGGCAGTGGCATCACTATCGCCGCGAGCTGGAGCGCGCCGCACGGGCAGGCGAGACGGCGGCCAACTACGAAGGTCAGGCCGCACGGCCGCCCAGCACGATGCAACCGTTCCGTGAGCGCATGGCCGCTCTGCACCGCCGCATCGAGCAGCGCCACTACGCCTGTGCCCGGCTGTACCAGTTGCACGCCCTGCGCTTGCAGCGGTGGCGGGCGAGCAACACACCGGCGGTACGGCCGGTGTTCATGGCCGCGGTGGCCGAGGACCTGGGTGTGGTGGGCGCGGCGATCACCCTCTTCGACGACCGGCGGCAGGAGCTGCTCACCGCGTCGTCCGACGCGCGTTCCAGCGCCGCCCACGACATCGAGGCCACCGTCGGGCAGGGACCCTCGCACGACGTCGTGAACGGTATCGATTCGGTGGTCGTGGAAGCGGCCGACCTGGCCGCGCGCTGGCCGGAATACGGCAGGGGCGCCATAGATCTCGGCATCGGTTCCGTTGTCGCCGTGCCGCTCACGACCGGCCTGGGGCGGCTGGGCACGCTGTGTGGTTTCTCCGAGGAGCCACGGTTGCCGGAAGGCACCGTCCTGACCGCCGGCCGCATCGCCGACGCTCTGGCCAACGACGTGCTGCTGGACGAGCAGCTGATGTCCGTGGACGGCATCGCCGCCGACGGCGGGCTGTTCGATGATGCCGACTACCTGACTACCGTGAACCAGGCCGTGGGTATGGTGGCCGCGCAGGGGCCGTACTCGATCGACACGGCGCTGGTGCTGATGCGGGCCCGGGCCTTCGCCGACGGGATGTCGCTGGCCGAACTCGCCCGCCGAGTTCTCGAGGAGGGATACCGGCTGTGCTGA
- a CDS encoding GAF and ANTAR domain-containing protein: MTDHLAAGMAQLTTLLADRAILDRPSGIADIVSGMLPGSPLVGVALTGDETVAGGSADARAFVAAELPYHDQPGPYRAAAESAAVVSVPDTAAEPRWPEYAQRMRRGGIAAHDVWPLCADGDVIGTLSVYRRGSGGVDEPTRSAAAMVADHLGVLLRIATETARRTALTEQLRAALDSRSVIDQAVGILMGQQRCDRDTAFGMLRAISNRRNVKLATVAAELVAAIGGSPPATPHFDEPTLPTKPAGRSR, encoded by the coding sequence GTGACCGACCATCTGGCGGCAGGGATGGCGCAGCTCACGACCCTGCTCGCGGACCGCGCGATCCTCGATCGCCCGAGCGGAATAGCCGACATCGTCTCCGGCATGCTGCCGGGCTCACCGCTCGTGGGCGTGGCCCTGACCGGTGACGAGACGGTCGCCGGTGGATCGGCGGACGCCCGAGCGTTCGTCGCCGCGGAGCTGCCGTATCACGATCAACCGGGACCGTACCGGGCCGCCGCCGAGTCGGCGGCGGTGGTCTCGGTGCCCGATACGGCCGCCGAACCGCGGTGGCCCGAGTACGCGCAACGGATGCGCCGAGGTGGGATAGCCGCACACGACGTGTGGCCGCTGTGCGCCGACGGCGACGTGATCGGCACGTTGAGCGTGTACCGCCGCGGTTCCGGCGGCGTCGACGAACCGACCCGCTCCGCGGCCGCGATGGTCGCGGATCATCTCGGCGTGCTGCTGCGGATCGCCACCGAGACGGCCCGGCGCACGGCACTCACCGAGCAGTTGCGCGCGGCGCTGGACTCGCGGTCGGTCATCGATCAAGCGGTGGGGATCCTGATGGGACAGCAGCGCTGTGATCGCGATACCGCCTTCGGCATGCTGCGCGCCATCTCGAACCGCCGCAACGTCAAACTCGCCACCGTGGCCGCCGAACTGGTGGCCGCTATCGGCGGAAGCCCGCCCGCCACACCGCATTTCGATGAACCGACACTGCCCACCAAGCCCGCCGGGCGCTCTCGCTGA
- a CDS encoding glutamine amidotransferase produces MPKPCLLLQLRPEHSAADDEYRAIERTAAISADRLVRVRMERGLPDLDPEDFSAVIVGGGPSNVGDPDDRKYDYQRTFEPRLRRLVAEIVRRDLPYLGACYGLSILADVLGGTVGRERYAETAGAQTIELTDSARTDPLLYDLPRTFRAFVGHKEACQDIPPGATLLAGSAGCPVQMVRVGRNVYATQFHPELDGEGLALRIETYRHAGYFDPAEADHLIALGHRESVPVPGEILRRFVARYHSDRA; encoded by the coding sequence ATGCCCAAACCGTGCCTGCTGCTGCAGTTGCGGCCGGAGCATTCGGCCGCCGACGACGAGTACCGCGCTATCGAGCGTACGGCCGCGATCAGCGCCGACCGGTTGGTCCGAGTGCGGATGGAGCGGGGGCTGCCCGATCTCGACCCGGAGGACTTCTCGGCGGTCATCGTGGGCGGCGGACCCAGCAACGTCGGCGACCCCGACGATCGCAAATACGACTACCAGCGCACATTCGAACCCCGGCTGCGGAGGCTCGTCGCCGAGATCGTCCGGCGCGATCTCCCCTACCTCGGGGCCTGCTACGGGCTGAGCATCCTCGCCGACGTGCTCGGCGGGACGGTGGGCCGGGAGCGCTACGCCGAGACGGCCGGCGCCCAGACCATCGAACTCACCGACTCCGCTCGCACCGACCCGCTGCTCTACGACCTGCCGCGCACGTTCCGCGCCTTCGTCGGGCACAAGGAGGCCTGCCAGGACATCCCGCCCGGCGCGACCCTACTGGCCGGCTCGGCGGGATGCCCGGTGCAGATGGTGCGGGTCGGCCGCAACGTCTACGCCACCCAGTTCCACCCGGAACTGGACGGCGAGGGCCTCGCCCTGCGCATCGAAACCTACCGGCACGCCGGATATTTCGATCCCGCCGAGGCCGACCACCTGATCGCCCTCGGCCACCGCGAATCGGTTCCGGTGCCGGGTGAGATCCTGCGCCGGTTCGTCGCCCGTTACCACTCGGATCGAGCCTGA
- a CDS encoding HNH endonuclease family protein, translated as MRRFALGACAPAVTAYRSAPRPIARLSAPGLTTCLSPRAPIMCLSALALIMCLSAPGTAHAEPPGIPTADAARGMLGSLTVADEGSMSGYAREKFPHWSTASGKCTTREAVLQRDGTGVEVDAECRPTAGSWHSPYDGKTVTDPSAADIDHVVPLADAWRSGAAEWSDDQRERLANDLEHPQLIAVTAASNRSKGDQDPAQWLPTDTGFRCTYASMWVAVKSAWQLTLQQSEKDALDSVLRGC; from the coding sequence ATGCGACGCTTCGCACTCGGCGCATGCGCGCCGGCGGTCACGGCCTACCGCTCGGCACCGAGGCCGATCGCGCGCCTGTCGGCACCGGGCCTGACCACGTGCCTGTCGCCGCGGGCCCCGATCATGTGCCTGTCGGCGCTGGCTCTGATCATGTGCCTGTCGGCACCGGGCACCGCGCACGCCGAACCGCCGGGGATCCCTACCGCCGACGCCGCGCGCGGCATGCTCGGCTCCCTGACGGTGGCCGACGAGGGCTCGATGAGCGGCTACGCGCGGGAGAAGTTCCCGCACTGGAGCACGGCGTCGGGGAAGTGCACGACCCGCGAGGCGGTGCTGCAGCGCGACGGCACCGGCGTCGAGGTCGACGCGGAGTGCCGCCCGACAGCCGGCAGCTGGCACTCGCCCTACGACGGCAAGACGGTCACCGACCCTTCCGCCGCCGATATCGACCACGTCGTCCCGCTGGCCGACGCCTGGCGCTCGGGCGCCGCCGAATGGAGCGACGACCAGCGCGAACGCCTCGCCAACGACCTCGAGCATCCGCAGCTGATCGCGGTGACCGCCGCGTCCAACCGGTCCAAGGGCGATCAGGATCCCGCGCAGTGGCTGCCCACCGACACCGGCTTCCGCTGCACCTATGCGTCGATGTGGGTGGCGGTGAAGTCGGCGTGGCAGCTCACCCTGCAACAGTCGGAGAAGGACGCGCTGGACTCGGTGCTGCGCGGATGCTGA
- a CDS encoding glycogen debranching N-terminal domain-containing protein, whose product MPVDGGGGGVVTLVEASTFCLSDQLGDIHPGTPQGLFYRDARIISRWELRLDGHPPEQLSVLSPEAFRARFVLRKLPRQGVADSTVLVLRRRMIGDGMREIIMLYNLGEEATAMTVTLTADSDFADLFAVKAGQIRTSGCELTAGDGELHLSDRQDPGRGLTVSADGNPGTQQGTLSWQVVVPPRGHWQTTVRCQPIVGHRGVEMNFSDDDHDSPSYKIKQWRATATSLTASDPGLTTILQRTESDLGALRIDDQGPGSPTYVAAGAPWFMTLFGRDSLLTSWMALPLDSDLAMGTLQQLAGLQGTRVDPITEEEPGRIMHEMRHGPAGDEVLGGTVYYGTADATPLFVMLLAESRRWGADETAVQALLPAADAALSWIDHHGDGDGDGFVEYRRKTEQGLANQGWKDSWDAIAFADGHLADPPIALCEVQGYVYAARLGRADLAEAAGDTATAARLREQAADLKQRFAQAFWLPRSGWYAVALDAKKRPVDALTSNAAQCLWTGIADDEHAAILIERLAESGMDCGFGLRTLSSRMHRYNPMSYHNGSVWPHDTAIAVAGLLRYQHIPGAAELAERLATGLIEAVLAFGGRPPELFCGFERDTFPSPVPYPTSCSPQAWSSAASLLLMRSFLGLEPDVPRRTLTVAPRLPARAGRVRLSELRLGPATVNIQAKGTTVKVDGLPSDWELIQH is encoded by the coding sequence ATGCCGGTAGACGGTGGTGGCGGCGGGGTCGTGACGCTGGTCGAGGCGAGCACGTTCTGCCTGTCCGATCAGCTCGGCGACATCCACCCGGGCACCCCGCAGGGGCTGTTCTACCGCGACGCCCGGATCATCTCGCGCTGGGAGCTGCGCCTGGACGGCCATCCGCCCGAACAGCTTTCGGTGCTGAGCCCCGAGGCGTTCCGGGCGCGGTTCGTGCTGCGCAAGCTGCCGCGCCAGGGCGTGGCCGACAGCACCGTGCTGGTGCTGCGCCGCCGCATGATCGGCGACGGCATGCGGGAGATCATCATGCTCTACAACCTCGGTGAGGAGGCCACCGCGATGACGGTGACGCTGACCGCCGACTCCGATTTCGCCGACCTGTTCGCGGTCAAGGCCGGGCAGATCCGCACCAGTGGCTGCGAACTCACCGCCGGCGACGGCGAACTGCACCTGAGCGACCGCCAGGACCCGGGCCGCGGCCTGACCGTCAGCGCCGACGGCAATCCGGGCACCCAGCAGGGCACGCTCAGCTGGCAGGTGGTGGTGCCGCCGCGCGGGCACTGGCAGACCACGGTGCGCTGCCAGCCGATCGTCGGCCACCGCGGCGTCGAGATGAACTTCAGCGACGACGACCACGACAGCCCGAGCTACAAGATCAAGCAGTGGCGCGCCACCGCCACCAGCCTGACCGCCAGCGATCCCGGCCTGACCACGATCCTGCAGCGCACCGAGAGCGATCTGGGCGCGCTGCGCATCGACGATCAGGGCCCGGGCTCGCCGACCTACGTCGCCGCGGGCGCGCCGTGGTTCATGACGCTGTTCGGCCGCGACAGCCTGCTCACCTCCTGGATGGCGCTGCCGCTGGACTCCGATCTGGCCATGGGCACGCTGCAGCAGCTGGCCGGGCTGCAGGGCACCCGGGTCGATCCGATCACCGAGGAGGAACCCGGCCGCATCATGCACGAGATGCGGCACGGCCCGGCCGGCGACGAGGTGCTCGGCGGTACCGTCTACTACGGAACCGCCGACGCCACACCGCTTTTCGTGATGCTGCTCGCCGAATCCCGGCGGTGGGGAGCCGACGAGACGGCCGTGCAGGCCCTGCTGCCCGCGGCCGACGCGGCGCTGTCGTGGATAGACCACCACGGCGACGGCGACGGCGACGGTTTCGTCGAATACCGCCGCAAGACCGAACAGGGCCTGGCCAATCAGGGGTGGAAGGACAGCTGGGACGCCATCGCCTTCGCCGACGGCCACCTCGCCGACCCGCCCATCGCGCTGTGCGAGGTGCAGGGCTACGTCTACGCCGCCCGCCTGGGCCGCGCCGATCTGGCCGAGGCGGCCGGCGACACCGCCACCGCCGCCCGCCTGCGCGAACAGGCCGCGGACCTGAAACAGCGGTTCGCGCAGGCGTTCTGGCTGCCCCGGTCGGGCTGGTACGCCGTGGCACTGGATGCGAAGAAGCGGCCGGTGGACGCGCTGACCAGCAATGCCGCGCAGTGCCTGTGGACCGGCATCGCCGACGACGAGCACGCCGCGATCCTGATCGAGCGGCTGGCCGAATCCGGTATGGACTGCGGCTTCGGCCTGCGCACGCTGTCGTCGCGGATGCACCGCTACAACCCGATGAGCTACCACAACGGCTCGGTCTGGCCGCACGACACCGCGATCGCGGTGGCCGGACTGCTGCGCTACCAGCACATCCCCGGCGCCGCCGAACTGGCCGAGCGCCTGGCCACGGGTCTGATCGAGGCGGTCCTCGCGTTCGGCGGCCGCCCGCCGGAACTGTTCTGCGGTTTCGAGCGCGACACCTTCCCCTCCCCTGTGCCCTATCCGACCTCGTGCTCGCCGCAGGCCTGGTCGAGCGCCGCGTCGCTGCTGCTGATGCGGTCGTTCCTCGGGCTGGAGCCCGACGTCCCGCGGCGCACCCTGACCGTCGCGCCGCGGCTGCCCGCGCGCGCCGGCCGGGTCCGTCTCTCGGAGCTGCGGCTGGGCCCGGCGACGGTGAACATCCAGGCCAAGGGCACGACGGTGAAGGTCGACGGGCTGCCCTCGGACTGGGAACTCATTCAGCACTGA